The Toxorhynchites rutilus septentrionalis strain SRP chromosome 3, ASM2978413v1, whole genome shotgun sequence genome includes a region encoding these proteins:
- the LOC129775100 gene encoding uncharacterized protein LOC129775100, with amino-acid sequence MFAFLSGSYNCYEYIRLNQSASEKDDFPLLSHQPTASAFPQQYPLSPGCYSGEQHQQQQQQDLAIDSISSNFPPRRSRASRTLKNPPQPHICVIKGKEVFINVLSRI; translated from the exons atgttcgcatttttatccggatcatacaactg ctatgaatacatccgactcaatcaatcggcgagtgagaaagatgatttccctcttctgtcacaccagccaacagcatcagctttcccgcagcagtatcctttaagtccaggctgctattccggggaacagcatcaacagcaacagcagcaggacctggccatcgatagtatttcgagcaattttccccctcggagatcccgtgcttcacgcacattgaagaatcctcctcagccacatatctgtgtcatcaagggcaaggaggtattcatcaatgtactcagtcgtatttga